A window from Pseudomonas sp. Tri1 encodes these proteins:
- the pabB gene encoding aminodeoxychorismate synthase component I encodes MPTCSVHPLPYRANPAEYFAAIRHAPGSVMLDSGRPSAERGRYDLLSAWPLAQLAVLPDESGTDFLQRLRIQLTQLGHAVLPATVQLPFAGGLIGYLSYDFGRHLEALPSHAKDDLQLPDARFGVYDWALVSDHQAGTSQLVFHPHCGEGERQRLIALFSLPAAPSVDTFSLEGPMAPDLSAEAYRQAFERIQAYIQAGDCYQVNFAQRFRAPCQGDAWAAYQALRAACPTPFSGFQSLPDGGAVLSLSPERFVKVSEGHVETRPIKGTRPRGTSPGEDAAHAAELLASPKDRAENLMIVDLLRNDLGRTCRIGSVRVPELFSLESYPNVHHLVSSVTGELDADKDALDLIAGSFPGGSITGAPKIRAMQIIDELEPTRRGLYCGSLLYLDVRGEMDSSIAIRSLLVKDGQVCCWGGGGIVADSDWQAEYQESITKVRVLLETLQNL; translated from the coding sequence ATGCCAACCTGCTCCGTACACCCGCTGCCCTACCGCGCCAACCCTGCCGAGTATTTCGCGGCGATCCGTCACGCTCCTGGCAGCGTCATGCTCGACAGCGGCCGGCCGAGTGCCGAGCGTGGCCGTTATGATCTGCTCAGTGCCTGGCCGCTGGCGCAGTTGGCGGTGTTGCCGGACGAAAGCGGCACTGACTTCCTGCAACGCTTGCGCATTCAGCTGACACAGCTGGGGCACGCCGTACTACCGGCCACAGTGCAATTACCCTTCGCCGGCGGCCTGATCGGCTACTTGAGCTACGACTTCGGCCGACACCTCGAAGCGCTACCGTCCCATGCCAAAGACGACCTGCAGCTGCCCGATGCGCGTTTCGGCGTGTACGACTGGGCGCTGGTCAGCGATCACCAGGCCGGCACCAGCCAATTGGTGTTTCATCCCCATTGTGGCGAAGGCGAACGCCAGCGCCTGATCGCGCTGTTCAGCCTGCCGGCTGCGCCATCCGTTGATACCTTCAGTCTCGAAGGACCGATGGCCCCCGACCTCAGCGCCGAGGCCTATCGACAGGCGTTCGAACGTATCCAGGCGTATATCCAGGCCGGCGACTGCTACCAGGTCAACTTTGCCCAGCGTTTCCGCGCCCCCTGCCAAGGCGATGCCTGGGCTGCTTACCAGGCGTTGCGCGCAGCTTGTCCGACGCCGTTTTCCGGTTTCCAGAGCCTGCCCGATGGCGGTGCGGTGCTGAGCCTGTCGCCCGAACGCTTCGTCAAGGTCAGCGAAGGCCATGTGGAAACCCGGCCGATCAAGGGCACCCGGCCCCGTGGCACGAGCCCTGGCGAAGACGCGGCCCACGCCGCCGAGCTGCTAGCCAGCCCCAAAGACCGGGCGGAAAACCTGATGATCGTCGACCTGCTGCGCAACGACTTGGGCCGCACCTGCCGCATCGGCTCGGTGCGCGTGCCGGAGTTGTTCAGCCTGGAAAGCTACCCGAACGTGCATCACCTGGTGAGCAGCGTGACTGGCGAACTGGACGCCGATAAGGACGCCCTGGACCTGATCGCCGGCAGCTTCCCTGGAGGCTCGATCACCGGTGCCCCGAAAATCCGCGCCATGCAGATCATCGACGAACTCGAACCGACCCGTCGCGGGCTGTATTGCGGCTCGTTGCTGTACCTGGACGTGCGCGGGGAAATGGACAGCTCCATCGCCATCCGTAGCCTGCTGGTCAAGGATGGTCAGGTATGTTGCTGGGGCGGCGGCGGGATTGTCGCGGATTCGGATTGGCAGGCGGAGTATCAGGAGTCGATTACCAAGGTGCGGGTGTTGCTCGAAACTTTGCAGAATCTTTAG
- the prpC gene encoding 2-methylcitrate synthase produces MAEAKVLSGAGLRGQVAGQTALSTVGQSGAGLTYRGYDVRDLAADAQFEEVAYLLLYGELPTQAQLDAYTRKLSQLRDLPQALKEVLERIPADAHPMDVMRTGCSFLGNLEPEKDFSEQHDKTDRLLAAFPAIMCYWYRFSHEGLRIECVTDEASIGGHFLHLLHGKKPSELHVKVMHVSLILYAEHEFNASTFTARVCASTLSDLFSCITAAIGSLRGPLHGGANEAAMEMIERFSSPQEAIEGTLGMLARKDKIMGFGHAIYKDNDPRNEVIKGWSKKLADEVGDKVLFPVSEAIDKTMWEQKKLFPNADFYHASAYHFMGIPTKLFTPIFVCSRLTGWAAHVYEQRANNRIIRPSAEYTGVEQRKFVPIERR; encoded by the coding sequence ATGGCCGAAGCAAAAGTACTCAGTGGCGCCGGGCTCCGAGGCCAGGTGGCAGGGCAAACCGCGTTGTCCACCGTGGGCCAGTCGGGCGCCGGCCTGACCTATCGCGGCTACGACGTTCGCGACCTGGCGGCGGACGCGCAATTTGAAGAGGTCGCCTACCTGCTGCTGTACGGTGAGCTGCCGACCCAGGCCCAGCTGGATGCCTATACGCGCAAGCTGAGCCAGCTGCGGGACTTGCCCCAAGCCCTGAAGGAAGTGCTGGAGCGCATTCCCGCCGACGCTCACCCGATGGATGTGATGCGCACTGGCTGCTCGTTCCTGGGCAACCTGGAGCCTGAGAAGGACTTTTCCGAGCAGCACGACAAGACCGACCGCCTGTTGGCCGCCTTCCCGGCGATCATGTGCTACTGGTATCGCTTCAGCCACGAAGGCCTGCGCATCGAATGCGTGACCGACGAAGCCTCTATCGGTGGTCACTTCCTGCACCTGCTGCATGGCAAGAAACCGAGCGAGCTGCACGTCAAGGTGATGCACGTCTCGCTGATCCTCTACGCCGAGCACGAATTCAACGCCTCGACCTTCACCGCCCGGGTCTGCGCCTCGACACTGTCGGACCTGTTTTCCTGCATCACCGCCGCCATCGGCTCGCTGCGCGGCCCGTTGCATGGTGGCGCCAACGAAGCGGCAATGGAAATGATCGAGCGTTTCAGCTCGCCGCAGGAAGCCATCGAAGGCACCCTCGGCATGCTCGCGCGCAAAGACAAGATCATGGGCTTCGGCCATGCGATCTATAAGGACAACGACCCGCGCAACGAGGTGATCAAGGGCTGGTCGAAGAAACTCGCCGACGAAGTGGGCGACAAGGTGCTGTTCCCGGTTTCAGAGGCCATCGACAAGACCATGTGGGAACAGAAGAAACTGTTCCCCAATGCCGATTTCTACCACGCCTCGGCCTACCACTTCATGGGCATCCCGACCAAGCTGTTCACGCCGATCTTCGTCTGCTCGCGCCTGACCGGCTGGGCCGCCCACGTGTACGAACAACGTGCCAATAACCGCATCATCCGACCGAGCGCCGAATACACCGGCGTCGAACAGCGCAAGTTCGTGCCAATCGAACGCCGCTGA
- a CDS encoding GntR family transcriptional regulator, whose amino-acid sequence MLDQLESPMMAQDDSETLSENVFRRIQAAIVKGEIAPGSKISEPELARTYGISRGPLREAIHRLEGQRLLVRVPHVGARVVSLSHAELLELYEIRESLEGMACRLAAERMTLEEIDELRRVLETHERDAAFQAGVGYYQQEGDFDFHYRIIQGSGNRTLTQMLCGELYQLVRMYRIQFSTTPNRPRQAFAEHHRILDAIADRDGELAELLMRRHIGASKRNIARHFQDSAATERGES is encoded by the coding sequence ATGCTCGATCAGCTCGAATCCCCGATGATGGCTCAGGACGACTCGGAGACCCTTTCCGAGAACGTCTTCCGACGTATCCAGGCCGCCATCGTCAAAGGCGAAATCGCCCCCGGCAGCAAGATCTCCGAGCCTGAGCTGGCGCGCACCTATGGCATCAGCCGCGGGCCGCTGCGCGAGGCGATCCATCGCCTGGAAGGCCAGCGCCTGCTGGTGCGCGTGCCTCACGTCGGCGCCCGAGTGGTGTCCTTGAGTCACGCCGAGCTGCTGGAGCTCTACGAAATCCGTGAGTCCCTGGAAGGCATGGCCTGCCGTTTGGCGGCCGAGCGCATGACCCTGGAAGAAATCGACGAGCTGCGCCGAGTCCTGGAAACCCACGAACGCGATGCGGCGTTCCAGGCCGGCGTGGGCTATTACCAGCAGGAAGGCGATTTCGACTTTCATTATCGGATCATCCAGGGCAGCGGCAACCGCACCCTGACGCAAATGCTGTGCGGCGAGCTGTATCAACTGGTGCGCATGTACCGCATCCAGTTTTCCACCACGCCCAACCGTCCGCGCCAGGCCTTTGCCGAGCACCACCGGATTCTAGACGCCATCGCCGACCGTGACGGCGAACTGGCTGAATTATTGATGCGCCGGCACATCGGCGCCTCCAAACGCAATATCGCGCGTCATTTCCAGGACAGCGCCGCCACTGAACGAGGTGAGTCATGA
- the acnD gene encoding Fe/S-dependent 2-methylisocitrate dehydratase AcnD, whose product MNTEFRKPLPGTSLDYFDVRGAVEAIRPGAYDGLPYTSRVLAENLVRRCDPATLRESLLQLIERKRDLDFPWFPARVVCHDILGQTALVDLAGLRDAIALQGGDPAQVNPVVPTQLIVDHSLAVESGGSDPQAFAKNRAIEDRRNEDRFHFINWTKKAFKNVDVIPPGNGIMHQINLEKMSPVIQQRDGVAFPDTCVGTDSHTPHVDALGVIAIGVGGLEAESVMLGRASWMRLPEIIGVELTGKLQPGITATDMVLALTEFLRKQKVVGAWLEFFGEGASALTLGDRATISNMAPEYGATAAMFYIDQQTIDYLKLTGREDQQVQLVETYAKQAGLWADELKGAQYERGLTFDLSSVVRNMAGPSNPHARVATSDLTASGIAGQWTEVPGQMPDGAVIIAAITSCTNTSNPRNVIAAGLLARNANRLGLARKPWVKSSLAPGSKTVALYLDEAGLTSELEKLGFGVVAFACTTCNGMSGALDPVIQQEIIDRDLYATAVLSGNRNFDGRIHPYAKQAFLASPPLVVAYAIAGTIRFDIEKDVLGVVDGREIRLKDIWPSDEEINAVVKASVKPEQFRQVYIPMFAIQEDTGPKVTPLYDWRPQSTYIRRPPYWEGALAGARPLKGMRPLAVLPDNITTDHLSPSNAIMLDSAAGEYLAKMGLPEEDFNSYATHRGDHLTAQRATFANPKLFNEMVQENGKVKQGSLARVEPEGKVMRMWEAIETYMERKQPLIIIAGADYGQGSSRDWAAKGVRLAGVEAIAAEGFERIHRTNLVGMGVLPLEFQPGTNRKTLGIDGSEIYDVIGERTPRATLTLVITRKNGERVEVPVTCRLDTAEEVSIYEAGGVLQRFAQDFLESAVAV is encoded by the coding sequence ATGAACACAGAATTTCGCAAACCGCTGCCCGGCACTTCGCTGGATTATTTCGACGTTCGCGGGGCCGTGGAGGCCATTCGGCCCGGCGCCTACGACGGCCTGCCATACACCTCTCGGGTGCTGGCGGAAAACCTCGTGCGTCGCTGCGACCCGGCCACGCTGCGTGAATCGCTGTTGCAACTGATCGAGCGCAAGCGCGACCTGGACTTCCCCTGGTTCCCCGCACGAGTGGTGTGCCATGACATCCTCGGCCAGACCGCGCTGGTGGACCTGGCGGGCCTGCGCGACGCGATCGCCCTGCAGGGCGGTGACCCGGCGCAGGTCAACCCGGTGGTGCCGACTCAACTGATCGTCGACCATTCCCTGGCGGTGGAGAGCGGTGGTTCCGACCCGCAAGCCTTCGCCAAGAACCGCGCCATCGAAGACCGGCGTAACGAAGACCGTTTTCACTTCATCAACTGGACCAAGAAAGCCTTCAAGAACGTCGATGTGATTCCGCCCGGCAACGGGATCATGCACCAGATCAACCTGGAAAAAATGTCCCCGGTGATCCAGCAACGTGACGGCGTGGCATTCCCAGACACCTGCGTGGGTACCGACAGCCACACTCCCCATGTCGATGCCCTGGGCGTGATCGCCATCGGCGTCGGAGGCCTGGAAGCCGAAAGCGTCATGCTCGGTCGCGCCTCGTGGATGCGCCTGCCGGAAATCATCGGTGTCGAGCTGACCGGCAAGCTGCAGCCGGGCATCACCGCCACCGACATGGTGCTGGCGCTGACCGAATTCCTGCGCAAGCAAAAAGTTGTCGGTGCCTGGCTGGAGTTTTTCGGCGAAGGCGCCAGTGCCCTGACCTTGGGCGACCGTGCGACCATTTCCAACATGGCCCCGGAGTACGGCGCCACGGCGGCGATGTTCTACATCGACCAGCAAACCATTGATTACCTGAAACTCACTGGTCGCGAAGACCAGCAGGTGCAACTGGTCGAGACCTATGCCAAGCAGGCCGGCCTGTGGGCCGACGAACTCAAGGGCGCGCAATACGAGCGTGGCTTGACCTTCGACCTGTCCTCGGTGGTGCGCAACATGGCCGGTCCCAGCAATCCCCACGCCCGCGTTGCCACCAGTGACCTGACGGCCAGCGGCATTGCCGGGCAATGGACTGAGGTGCCAGGGCAAATGCCCGACGGCGCAGTGATCATCGCGGCCATCACCAGTTGCACCAACACCAGTAACCCGCGCAACGTGATCGCCGCAGGCCTGCTGGCGCGCAACGCCAACCGCCTGGGCCTGGCCCGCAAGCCATGGGTCAAGTCGTCCCTGGCCCCGGGTTCGAAAACCGTGGCGCTGTACCTGGATGAAGCGGGGCTGACGTCCGAGCTCGAGAAGCTGGGCTTCGGCGTGGTGGCATTCGCCTGCACCACCTGCAACGGCATGTCCGGTGCACTGGACCCGGTGATCCAGCAGGAAATCATCGACCGTGACCTGTACGCCACCGCCGTGCTGTCGGGCAACCGCAACTTCGACGGGCGCATCCACCCGTACGCCAAGCAGGCGTTTCTCGCCTCGCCGCCGCTGGTGGTCGCTTATGCCATCGCCGGGACCATTCGCTTCGACATCGAGAAGGATGTGTTGGGCGTGGTGGACGGCCGGGAAATCCGCCTCAAGGACATCTGGCCGAGTGACGAAGAAATCAATGCGGTGGTCAAGGCCTCGGTGAAACCTGAGCAGTTCCGCCAGGTGTACATCCCGATGTTCGCCATCCAGGAAGACACCGGGCCGAAAGTCACGCCGCTGTACGACTGGCGCCCACAAAGCACCTACATCCGTCGCCCTCCATACTGGGAAGGGGCGTTGGCCGGTGCGCGGCCGCTCAAGGGCATGCGTCCGCTGGCTGTGCTGCCGGACAACATCACCACCGATCACTTGTCGCCGTCCAACGCCATCATGCTGGACAGCGCCGCCGGTGAATACCTGGCGAAAATGGGCCTGCCGGAGGAGGACTTCAACTCCTATGCAACCCACCGCGGCGACCACCTGACCGCGCAACGCGCGACCTTTGCCAACCCGAAACTGTTCAACGAAATGGTCCAGGAAAACGGCAAGGTCAAGCAGGGCTCCCTGGCCCGGGTCGAGCCGGAAGGCAAGGTCATGCGCATGTGGGAGGCCATCGAAACCTACATGGAGCGCAAGCAACCGCTGATCATCATTGCCGGTGCCGACTATGGCCAGGGTTCGTCCCGGGACTGGGCGGCCAAGGGTGTACGCCTGGCGGGTGTCGAGGCGATTGCCGCCGAAGGTTTCGAGCGCATCCACCGTACCAACCTGGTGGGCATGGGCGTGTTGCCGCTGGAGTTCCAGCCCGGTACCAACCGCAAGACCCTGGGCATCGACGGCAGCGAAATCTATGACGTGATCGGCGAACGTACCCCGCGTGCGACGCTGACGTTGGTCATCACTCGCAAGAACGGCGAGCGCGTCGAGGTGCCAGTGACTTGCCGCCTCGACACCGCTGAAGAAGTGTCGATCTACGAAGCCGGTGGCGTATTGCAGCGTTTTGCCCAGGACTTCCTTGAATCGGCGGTTGCCGTCTAA
- the prpB gene encoding methylisocitrate lyase, with protein sequence MSNSTPGQRFRDAVASEHPLQVVGTINANHALLAKRAGFKAIYLSGGGVAAGSLGVPDLGITGLDDVLTDVRRITDVCDLPLLVDVDTGFGSSAFNVARTVKSMIKFGAAAIHIEDQVGAKRCGHRPNKEIVSQQEMVDRIKAAVDARTDDSFVIMARTDALAVEGLESALDRAAACIEAGADMIFPEAITELEMYKLFASRVKAPILANITEFGATPLYTTEQLAGADVSLVLYPLSAFRAMNKAAENVYTAIRRDGTQQNVIDTMQTRMELYDRIDYHTFEQKLDALFAAKK encoded by the coding sequence ATGAGCAACAGCACTCCAGGCCAGCGTTTCCGCGATGCGGTCGCCAGCGAGCATCCGCTGCAAGTGGTGGGCACGATCAACGCCAACCACGCGCTGCTGGCCAAACGCGCCGGTTTCAAGGCGATCTACCTGTCGGGCGGCGGCGTGGCGGCCGGTTCCCTCGGCGTGCCGGACCTGGGCATCACCGGCCTCGATGACGTGCTGACCGATGTGCGCCGCATCACTGACGTCTGCGACCTGCCGCTGCTGGTGGACGTGGACACCGGTTTTGGTTCCTCGGCGTTCAACGTGGCTCGCACAGTCAAGTCGATGATCAAGTTTGGCGCGGCGGCCATTCATATTGAGGACCAGGTCGGTGCCAAGCGTTGCGGCCATCGTCCAAACAAGGAGATCGTCTCGCAGCAGGAGATGGTCGACCGCATCAAGGCCGCGGTCGATGCTCGCACCGACGACAGTTTCGTGATCATGGCGCGTACCGACGCCCTGGCCGTGGAGGGCTTGGAGTCGGCTCTGGACCGCGCCGCCGCCTGCATCGAGGCCGGTGCCGACATGATCTTTCCGGAAGCGATTACCGAGCTTGAGATGTACAAACTGTTCGCCAGCCGCGTGAAGGCGCCGATCCTGGCCAACATCACCGAGTTCGGCGCGACTCCGCTGTACACCACAGAACAACTGGCCGGTGCCGACGTATCCCTGGTGCTGTACCCGCTGTCGGCCTTCCGGGCCATGAACAAGGCGGCCGAGAACGTCTACACCGCCATCCGCCGCGACGGCACGCAACAGAATGTCATCGACACCATGCAGACGCGCATGGAGCTTTACGATCGCATCGACTATCACACCTTCGAGCAGAAGCTCGATGCATTGTTCGCGGCGAAGAAGTAA
- a CDS encoding inactive transglutaminase family protein codes for MRSLTLHLKMLIAILVAVGLSVTAYQIFVLGIPVTEDATDDLWNIDAKVEFVPNAKDPVKIQMFVPPLSRDYVSLNESFISNNYGVAVNRVDGNRKVTWSARRAKGNQTLYYRLVLTKRYSAEKTKVKGPTFRDSIAVEGPEKLAAEALLAPIRQHSADVETFISEAIKRVNNLNDDNVKLLLAGDPSSAHKAKIVELVLSIAHVPVEKVHTIRLVADQPQTPELWLRSFNGTDWLYFNPDTGEQGLPTDRLLWWTGDENLITVDGGKKATVTFSMNNSEMNAIRLAKLTDENTDANFLEYSLYGLPLQTQQTFMIMVMIPIGVLVILILRNLIGLQTLGTFTPVLIALAFRETQLGFGIILFTVITTLGLSLRSYLEHLKLQMLPRLSVVLTFVVVLIAAISLFSHKLGLERGLSVALFPMVILTMTIERLSITWEERGAGHAMKVAIGTLFAASLAHLIMSVPELVYFVFTFPAILLILVGFMLAMGRYRGYRLTELVRFKAFLKADS; via the coding sequence ATGCGCTCCCTTACCCTCCATCTGAAAATGCTGATCGCCATCCTGGTGGCGGTGGGCCTGTCGGTGACGGCCTATCAGATTTTCGTGCTCGGCATTCCGGTGACCGAAGACGCCACCGACGACTTGTGGAACATCGATGCCAAGGTCGAATTCGTGCCCAATGCCAAGGATCCGGTGAAGATCCAGATGTTCGTGCCGCCCCTGAGCCGCGATTACGTCAGCCTCAACGAAAGCTTCATTTCCAACAATTACGGCGTGGCGGTGAACCGCGTCGACGGTAACCGCAAGGTGACGTGGTCGGCCCGCCGGGCCAAGGGCAACCAGACGCTGTATTACCGCCTGGTGTTGACCAAGCGCTACAGCGCCGAAAAAACCAAGGTCAAGGGCCCGACCTTCCGCGACAGTATCGCCGTCGAAGGCCCGGAAAAGCTCGCCGCCGAAGCCTTGCTTGCGCCGATCCGCCAGCATTCGGCCGACGTCGAGACCTTCATCAGCGAAGCGATCAAGCGGGTCAACAACCTCAACGACGACAACGTCAAGCTGCTGCTGGCCGGCGACCCGTCCTCGGCCCATAAAGCGAAAATCGTCGAACTGGTGCTGTCCATCGCCCACGTACCGGTGGAAAAGGTCCACACCATCCGCCTGGTGGCCGACCAGCCGCAGACCCCGGAACTGTGGCTGCGCAGTTTCAACGGTACCGACTGGCTGTATTTCAACCCGGACACCGGTGAACAGGGCCTGCCCACCGACCGCCTGCTGTGGTGGACTGGCGACGAAAACCTGATCACCGTCGATGGCGGCAAGAAAGCCACCGTCACCTTCAGCATGAACAACAGCGAGATGAACGCCATTCGCCTGGCCAAGCTGACGGACGAGAACACTGACGCCAACTTCCTCGAATACTCGCTCTACGGCCTGCCGCTGCAAACCCAGCAGACGTTCATGATCATGGTGATGATCCCCATCGGCGTGCTGGTGATCCTGATCCTGCGCAACCTGATCGGCCTGCAGACCCTGGGGACCTTTACCCCGGTGCTGATCGCCCTCGCCTTCCGCGAGACCCAACTGGGTTTCGGGATCATCCTGTTCACGGTGATCACCACCCTGGGCCTGTCGCTGCGCTCATACCTGGAACACCTCAAATTGCAAATGCTGCCACGGCTTTCGGTGGTGCTGACGTTCGTGGTGGTACTGATCGCCGCCATCAGCCTGTTCAGCCATAAGCTGGGCCTGGAGCGCGGCCTGTCGGTGGCCCTGTTCCCGATGGTGATCCTGACCATGACCATCGAGCGCCTGTCCATCACCTGGGAAGAGCGCGGCGCCGGCCACGCGATGAAAGTCGCCATCGGCACCCTGTTCGCCGCGTCCCTGGCGCACTTGATCATGAGCGTGCCGGAGCTGGTGTACTTCGTGTTCACATTCCCGGCGATCCTGCTGATCCTGGTGGGCTTCATGCTGGCAATGGGTCGTTATCGCGGCTACCGCCTGACCGAGCTGGTGCGGTTCAAGGCCTTCCTCAAGGCTGACTCGTAA
- a CDS encoding ATP-dependent zinc protease yields the protein MTLKPLTAVLYFICLPGLAVAGEKTVYGLNEYAALQGIDLEVAAKLDTGAKTASLSARDIKRFKRNGESWVRFYLAIDAAHSHPIERPLARVSKIKRRAGDYDPEEGKKYTARPVIELDICMGTALRSIEVNLTDRSAFQYPLLIGSEALKRFDALVDPSLKYAAGKPACANAAHTAE from the coding sequence ATGACACTCAAGCCCTTAACCGCTGTTCTTTATTTCATATGCCTGCCGGGGCTTGCCGTGGCGGGTGAAAAAACCGTGTACGGCCTCAACGAATACGCAGCCCTGCAGGGCATTGACCTGGAGGTCGCCGCCAAGCTGGACACCGGCGCCAAGACCGCCTCGCTCAGCGCCCGGGACATCAAGCGCTTCAAGCGCAATGGCGAATCCTGGGTGCGCTTTTACCTGGCTATCGACGCCGCCCATTCGCACCCTATCGAACGTCCGCTGGCCCGGGTCAGCAAGATCAAGCGCCGCGCCGGTGACTACGACCCGGAAGAAGGCAAGAAATACACGGCCCGGCCGGTCATCGAACTGGACATCTGCATGGGCACGGCCCTGCGCAGCATCGAAGTGAACCTGACCGACCGTAGTGCCTTCCAATACCCGTTGCTGATCGGTTCCGAAGCGCTCAAGCGCTTCGACGCACTGGTCGACCCCAGTCTTAAATACGCTGCCGGCAAACCCGCCTGCGCCAATGCCGCTCATACCGCAGAGTAA
- the thrH gene encoding bifunctional phosphoserine phosphatase/homoserine phosphotransferase ThrH: protein MEIACLDLEGVLVPEIWIAFAEKTGIESLRATTRDIPDYDVLMKQRLRILDEHGLKLSDIQEVIATLKPLDGAIEFVDWLRERFQVVILSDTFYEFSQPLMRQLGFPTLLCHRLITDDSGRVTGYQLRQKDPKRQSVLSFKSLYYRVIAAGDSYNDTTMLGEADAGILFHAPENVIREFPQFPAVHSFTELKQEFLKASNRSLSL, encoded by the coding sequence GTGGAAATTGCCTGTCTCGACCTGGAAGGTGTGCTGGTCCCGGAGATCTGGATCGCCTTCGCTGAAAAAACCGGTATTGAGTCCCTCAGGGCGACCACTCGGGACATTCCCGACTATGACGTGTTGATGAAGCAACGCTTGCGCATCCTCGACGAGCACGGCCTCAAACTCTCCGACATCCAGGAAGTCATTGCCACGCTCAAGCCGCTGGACGGCGCCATCGAGTTCGTCGACTGGTTGCGCGAGCGCTTCCAGGTGGTGATTCTTTCCGACACGTTCTACGAGTTTTCCCAACCCCTGATGCGCCAGCTGGGTTTCCCGACATTGCTCTGCCATCGTCTGATTACCGATGACAGCGGGCGGGTGACCGGCTATCAACTGCGCCAGAAAGATCCCAAACGGCAGTCGGTCCTGTCCTTCAAGAGCCTGTACTACCGGGTGATTGCGGCGGGAGATTCCTACAACGACACCACGATGCTGGGCGAAGCCGACGCCGGGATTCTGTTCCATGCGCCCGAGAATGTGATCCGTGAATTCCCGCAGTTCCCGGCGGTGCACAGCTTTACCGAATTGAAGCAGGAATTCCTCAAGGCTTCGAACCGCAGCCTCAGTCTGTAA
- a CDS encoding alpha-L-glutamate ligase-like protein codes for MFGFWKTWKALEARGIMGINRRNADYVLKYNKRSLYPIVDDKIITKERAIAAGIHVPELYGVISTEKEIDKLDGIIGAHNDFVIKPAQGAGGDGIIVIADRFEGRYRTVSGKIISHEEIEHHISSILTGLYSLGGHRDRALIEYRVTPDQIFKSISYEGVPDIRIIVLMGYPVMAMLRLPTRQSGGKANLHQGAIGVGVDLATGLTLRGTWLNNIITKHPDTTNAVDGVQLPYWDGFMKLAAGCYELCGLGYIGVDMVLDQEKGPLILELNARPGLNIQIANDCGLTLRTHAVEAHLEELKARGVEETVEERVAFAQALFGHIPPVEG; via the coding sequence ATGTTCGGCTTCTGGAAGACCTGGAAGGCCCTGGAAGCCCGGGGCATCATGGGCATCAACCGGCGTAACGCCGACTACGTGCTCAAGTACAACAAGCGCAGCCTGTATCCCATCGTCGATGACAAGATCATCACCAAGGAACGGGCCATCGCCGCCGGCATTCATGTGCCGGAACTGTACGGGGTGATCTCCACCGAAAAGGAAATCGACAAACTCGACGGGATCATCGGCGCGCACAACGATTTCGTGATCAAGCCGGCCCAGGGCGCTGGTGGCGACGGCATCATTGTGATTGCCGACCGCTTCGAAGGGCGCTATCGCACGGTGTCCGGCAAGATCATCAGCCATGAGGAAATCGAGCACCATATCTCCAGCATCCTCACCGGGTTGTATTCCCTGGGCGGTCACCGTGACCGGGCGCTGATCGAGTACCGCGTGACGCCGGACCAGATCTTCAAGAGCATCAGCTATGAAGGCGTGCCGGACATTCGCATCATCGTGCTGATGGGCTATCCGGTGATGGCCATGCTGCGCCTGCCAACTCGCCAATCCGGCGGCAAGGCCAACCTGCACCAGGGCGCCATCGGCGTGGGCGTCGACCTCGCCACCGGCCTGACCCTGCGCGGTACCTGGCTGAACAACATCATCACCAAACACCCCGACACCACCAATGCAGTGGACGGGGTGCAACTGCCCTACTGGGACGGGTTCATGAAACTGGCCGCCGGTTGCTATGAACTGTGCGGGCTGGGCTACATCGGCGTCGACATGGTGCTGGACCAGGAGAAAGGCCCGTTGATCCTGGAGTTGAACGCTCGGCCGGGGCTGAACATCCAGATCGCCAACGACTGCGGCCTGACCCTGCGCACCCACGCGGTGGAAGCCCACCTGGAAGAACTCAAGGCCCGCGGCGTCGAGGAAACCGTGGAAGAGCGCGTGGCGTTCGCCCAGGCGCTGTTTGGGCATATTCCGCCGGTTGAGGGTTGA